In Erythrobacter sp. F6033, a single genomic region encodes these proteins:
- a CDS encoding EAL domain-containing protein: protein MKTHALLASALLVATPVSLFAQNTGTSSAYEESITAAKSQMMGNSAAALEAAREAEQQAGTDGTESALARLTAKWLQGEALMRLNRAPEAQKIISAALEEVAEIAPEDKLHADLLRSQAGFQAANSEYGEALSSFQMAHDRYKALGEARSQAIVLQNMGSLYSDARDYERVLSYYREATSVFPEDTALSLSAHNNRGNALKELGRYDEAEEEFKLALSLAGTMSSAMLEARILTNIASTQFLNGQLAAAEQSINQGMRLAERDAADWLPFLHGVKSQIAYEDGRNSLAQVHMGRAFTGQDLEKTSPYFRDFHETAYRIYSESGNYRLAAQHIAAFNRIDSQARDLSAQANNALLGARFDAENRELRISKLSAEKELNEAQLTTAQNQNLLLSTIVALVILAFLIALAVLRTVNRNRAAITAANEKLTYVTQHDSLTGLYARDYFRSLLDEEADACERDGNQGVLMLIDLDRFKQVNDVFGHAVGDALLTEVAQRFRESAGERAVIGRLGGDEFGLFLPHPSTLEEAAEIANAIIARVSETFVTEDKEISVGASIGMAEIGRDGSSTSVLMTNADLALYEAKDRGRGMHVSYRQAMRGQLEERALLERDLKSALEQGEISVSYQPIVANDGKTVVCQEALMRWNHPERGAVSPEVFIPIAEDALLIEPLGEWLLRHACHEAAGWTDDVKLTVNVSALQLTHRGFLSTVVEALAASGLAPERLVLEITESIVLEMDEELEARIRSLTDLGVSFALDDFGRGYSSLNYIEKMHFSMIKIDRDFVQAASSGSLKSQAIVTAIVSLADSLDMVVTAEGIEADEQAVAMRALGCTCFQGYFYGSPTVSTINESDAAEESNARKVA, encoded by the coding sequence GTGAAAACACACGCACTCCTTGCGTCTGCTCTTCTGGTAGCGACGCCGGTCAGTCTTTTCGCGCAGAATACCGGAACAAGCTCAGCATACGAAGAGAGCATCACGGCTGCAAAGTCGCAGATGATGGGGAATTCGGCAGCTGCATTGGAAGCAGCACGCGAAGCTGAGCAACAAGCGGGCACTGATGGAACCGAGAGCGCCCTCGCGCGATTGACTGCAAAGTGGTTGCAGGGTGAAGCGTTGATGCGCCTCAACCGCGCCCCGGAAGCTCAAAAAATTATCTCGGCGGCTCTTGAAGAAGTTGCCGAAATAGCACCGGAAGATAAGCTGCACGCGGATCTATTGCGTTCGCAGGCTGGTTTTCAGGCCGCAAACAGCGAATATGGTGAAGCGTTATCAAGCTTCCAGATGGCGCATGACAGGTACAAAGCTCTAGGCGAAGCACGCAGTCAGGCGATTGTTCTTCAGAACATGGGCTCGCTCTATTCAGACGCGCGCGACTATGAACGCGTTCTGAGCTATTACCGCGAAGCGACGAGCGTCTTTCCGGAAGACACTGCTCTGTCGCTCTCCGCGCACAACAACCGCGGCAACGCTCTTAAGGAGCTCGGCCGATATGACGAAGCTGAAGAAGAATTCAAGCTGGCGCTTAGCCTCGCAGGAACGATGTCGAGCGCTATGCTTGAAGCGAGAATCCTCACAAACATCGCGTCGACTCAGTTCCTCAACGGCCAACTCGCAGCAGCCGAGCAAAGCATCAATCAGGGCATGCGTCTAGCAGAGCGTGACGCAGCTGATTGGCTGCCATTCTTGCACGGCGTTAAGTCGCAAATTGCATATGAAGACGGCCGGAATTCGCTCGCTCAAGTCCATATGGGCCGCGCGTTTACAGGGCAAGATTTAGAGAAAACATCTCCGTATTTTCGTGACTTTCATGAAACGGCCTATCGGATCTATTCCGAAAGCGGGAACTACCGGCTTGCCGCGCAGCATATCGCGGCGTTCAATCGGATCGATAGTCAAGCGCGTGATCTGTCCGCTCAGGCCAACAACGCCTTGCTTGGCGCCCGTTTCGACGCAGAGAATAGAGAACTGCGGATTTCCAAGCTGTCAGCCGAGAAAGAGCTCAACGAAGCTCAACTTACGACCGCGCAGAACCAGAATCTCCTGCTTTCGACAATTGTCGCTCTTGTTATTCTCGCGTTCTTGATTGCGCTGGCAGTCCTTCGGACCGTGAACCGCAACCGAGCGGCGATAACTGCGGCAAACGAAAAACTCACTTACGTGACGCAGCATGACAGTCTGACTGGCCTGTACGCGCGTGACTATTTCAGAAGCCTTCTCGACGAAGAAGCTGATGCTTGTGAGCGTGATGGCAATCAAGGCGTCCTGATGCTCATCGATCTCGATCGATTCAAACAAGTCAATGATGTGTTCGGTCATGCGGTTGGAGATGCACTGCTTACCGAAGTTGCGCAGCGTTTCCGCGAATCCGCAGGTGAACGAGCCGTTATTGGCCGCCTCGGTGGTGACGAGTTTGGCCTGTTTCTTCCGCACCCAAGCACTCTTGAAGAAGCGGCAGAAATCGCGAACGCGATCATTGCGCGTGTCAGTGAGACATTCGTGACAGAGGACAAAGAGATTTCCGTTGGCGCCTCAATCGGAATGGCCGAAATTGGCCGCGACGGGTCCTCAACCAGTGTCCTAATGACCAACGCCGACCTCGCTCTCTATGAAGCGAAAGACCGCGGCCGCGGTATGCATGTTAGCTATCGTCAGGCGATGCGCGGACAATTGGAAGAGCGCGCACTGCTCGAACGCGATTTGAAGAGCGCGCTTGAGCAAGGTGAAATTTCCGTGTCGTATCAACCGATTGTTGCAAACGATGGTAAGACAGTTGTTTGTCAGGAAGCCTTAATGCGCTGGAACCATCCAGAGCGCGGCGCGGTTTCACCTGAAGTGTTCATTCCTATCGCCGAAGATGCGCTGCTCATTGAACCACTTGGTGAATGGCTGCTCCGGCACGCCTGTCACGAAGCGGCGGGTTGGACGGACGATGTAAAATTGACCGTGAACGTTTCGGCGTTGCAGCTCACCCACCGCGGTTTCCTCAGCACTGTGGTCGAGGCGCTTGCCGCTAGCGGTCTTGCGCCGGAACGACTGGTGCTCGAGATTACCGAGAGCATCGTTCTTGAAATGGACGAAGAGCTTGAAGCGCGGATCCGGAGCCTCACCGATCTCGGAGTGTCATTCGCGCTGGATGATTTCGGACGTGGTTATTCGTCACTGAACTACATCGAGAAAATGCATTTCTCGATGATCAAGATCGACCGCGACTTTGTTCAAGCCGCAAGCTCGGGCTCACTCAAAAGCCAGGCTATTGTGACAGCGATTGTTTCACTCGCAGATTCGCTTGATATGGTCGTTACAGCCGAAGGCATCGAAGCAGATGAGCAAGCTGTCGCTATGCGCGCGCTCGGTTGCACCTGCTTCCAAGGATACTTCTACGGTTCACCAACCGTCAGCACGATCAACGAGAGCGATGCCGCCGAAGAGAGCAATGCGCGCAAAGTAGCCTAA
- the lpdA gene encoding dihydrolipoyl dehydrogenase, which produces MSGSYDVVVLGSGPGGYVAAIRCAQLGLKTAIVERENLGGICLNWGCIPTKALLRSAEIKHYMDQAASYGLKVAGTIEADLDAIVKRSRGVAKQLNQGIGHLMKKNKITVHMGEGTLTGPTSLTVKNDKGEEKLKAKHVIVATGARARDLPFAPADGKRVWTYRHAMVPPEMPSKLLVIGSGAIGIEFASFYNDMGVDVTVVEMLDRVVPVEDADVSSFLEKSLTKQGMTIMTGAGVEDLKVGAKGVTAKIKDKAGKVSTSEFSHVITAIGIQPNTENIGLDKLAEMDRGFIQIDPFGRTKSKGLWAIGDCTPGPWLAHKASHEGVTCAEAIAQELGNKDVHPHPLNRDAIPGCTYCHPQIASVGLTEAKAKEAGYELKVGNFPFIGNGKAIALGEAEGFIKTVFDAKTGELLGAHMIGAEVTELIQGYTVGKTLETTEAELMQTVFPHPTLSEMMHESVLDAYGRALHF; this is translated from the coding sequence ATGTCAGGCAGTTATGATGTCGTAGTTCTCGGGTCCGGTCCCGGCGGGTATGTCGCGGCAATCCGCTGTGCGCAACTTGGATTGAAGACTGCGATTGTTGAGCGTGAGAATTTGGGCGGCATATGCCTCAATTGGGGCTGTATCCCAACCAAAGCACTCCTCCGCTCGGCCGAAATCAAGCATTATATGGATCAGGCTGCTTCCTATGGGTTGAAGGTGGCTGGTACGATCGAGGCCGATCTGGATGCCATTGTGAAGCGTAGCCGCGGGGTCGCCAAACAGCTTAATCAGGGCATTGGTCACCTTATGAAAAAGAATAAGATCACCGTGCACATGGGGGAAGGGACGCTTACGGGTCCAACCTCGTTGACGGTCAAAAATGACAAGGGCGAGGAAAAGCTCAAAGCAAAGCATGTCATTGTTGCGACAGGTGCCCGCGCACGCGATTTGCCGTTCGCACCCGCGGACGGTAAGCGGGTTTGGACGTATCGCCACGCAATGGTGCCACCAGAAATGCCAAGCAAATTGCTGGTGATCGGTTCTGGTGCAATCGGAATTGAATTTGCCAGTTTCTACAACGACATGGGTGTCGATGTGACGGTCGTGGAAATGCTGGACCGCGTCGTACCCGTCGAAGATGCTGACGTTTCATCGTTCTTGGAAAAGAGCCTGACCAAACAAGGCATGACCATCATGACCGGCGCCGGCGTCGAAGATTTGAAGGTCGGAGCCAAGGGCGTCACGGCAAAAATCAAGGACAAAGCGGGCAAGGTTAGTACTAGTGAATTCAGCCACGTCATCACGGCCATTGGCATTCAACCTAACACTGAGAATATTGGCCTTGATAAACTCGCGGAGATGGATCGTGGCTTTATCCAAATCGATCCATTCGGTCGGACCAAATCAAAAGGTCTCTGGGCCATCGGTGATTGCACACCAGGCCCATGGCTCGCACACAAGGCGAGCCATGAAGGTGTGACCTGCGCTGAAGCCATTGCTCAAGAGTTGGGCAACAAGGATGTACACCCGCATCCGTTGAACCGAGACGCGATCCCTGGTTGTACCTATTGCCACCCGCAAATCGCGAGCGTCGGTTTGACAGAAGCAAAAGCGAAAGAAGCGGGATACGAGCTTAAAGTCGGCAACTTCCCCTTCATTGGCAACGGAAAAGCGATTGCTTTGGGAGAAGCGGAAGGTTTCATCAAAACGGTTTTCGATGCGAAAACGGGTGAGCTTTTGGGCGCTCATATGATCGGTGCAGAAGTTACCGAACTGATCCAAGGTTATACGGTTGGGAAAACCCTTGAGACAACAGAAGCTGAGCTGATGCAAACAGTATTCCCTCATCCGACCCTATCCGAAATGATGCATGAGAGCGTGCTCGATGCCTATGGCCGTGCGCTTCATTTCTAG
- a CDS encoding hotdog domain-containing protein, which yields MAVRDPQIRVTAMPTDLNPYGGVFGGWLMAQMALGAGSLASRVGKGKAVVVHATDFTFPGAMQLGDELSVYCEVIAKGKTSLTIEAEGVGRERDGEATITVSKGTFKFVMLDDDDRPREVS from the coding sequence ATGGCAGTCCGCGATCCGCAAATTCGCGTCACTGCGATGCCAACCGACCTTAACCCGTACGGCGGTGTCTTCGGTGGCTGGCTTATGGCGCAAATGGCGCTCGGTGCAGGTTCGCTAGCGAGCCGGGTAGGGAAGGGCAAGGCAGTGGTCGTTCATGCCACTGACTTCACATTTCCCGGAGCGATGCAACTGGGTGATGAGCTAAGTGTGTATTGTGAAGTGATCGCCAAGGGCAAAACTTCGCTTACAATCGAAGCTGAGGGAGTTGGTCGCGAGCGTGATGGCGAAGCGACTATCACAGTGTCGAAAGGCACTTTCAAATTTGTAATGCTGGACGACGATGATCGCCCGCGTGAAGTCAGTTAA
- a CDS encoding pyruvate dehydrogenase complex dihydrolipoamide acetyltransferase → MAIEIKMPALSPTMEEGTLAKWLVKVGDTVQSGDIMAEIETDKATMEFEAVDEGVLAAIAVDEGTENVKVGTVIAMLAEDGEDAGDVSLPTGAPAAAPAATENTSTAEAKSAPAAAPAPAPAQASAGDRVIASPLAKRIAAQKGIDLASVSGTGPHGRIVKADVEGVDASAAAPKSAAPAKAASPAQAANEFDAPFEEQKLNNVRKVIARRLTEAKQEIPHIYLTVDVRLDPLLALRKQLNASLEADGVKLSVNDLIIKALARALQREPQCNVSFRGDVMHQYSREDVSVAVAAPSGLITPIIRDAGRKGLAEISQEMKELAGKAREGKLQPHEYQGGTVSLSNLGMFGTKQFDAVINPPQGMILAVGAGEQRPYVVDGALQVATVMSVTGSFDHRAIDGVDGAKLLDQFRSLIENPMGLVV, encoded by the coding sequence ATGGCCATTGAAATCAAGATGCCTGCTTTGTCTCCAACTATGGAAGAGGGGACGCTCGCCAAGTGGTTGGTGAAAGTGGGCGATACTGTTCAGTCCGGCGATATTATGGCCGAGATTGAGACCGATAAGGCAACGATGGAATTCGAAGCTGTAGACGAAGGTGTCCTTGCGGCGATCGCCGTGGATGAAGGCACAGAGAATGTGAAGGTCGGCACGGTTATCGCGATGCTCGCAGAAGATGGCGAAGATGCTGGCGATGTAAGCCTGCCAACGGGCGCGCCTGCTGCTGCACCGGCAGCCACCGAAAACACTTCAACTGCTGAAGCCAAAAGCGCCCCGGCAGCCGCGCCGGCACCGGCTCCTGCTCAAGCCAGTGCGGGCGATCGGGTCATCGCATCACCTTTGGCCAAGCGAATCGCGGCGCAAAAGGGGATCGACCTTGCATCGGTCAGCGGCACCGGCCCGCACGGACGGATTGTCAAAGCGGACGTCGAAGGTGTTGATGCATCGGCAGCGGCGCCCAAATCGGCAGCACCAGCGAAAGCAGCGTCTCCGGCCCAAGCTGCAAATGAATTTGACGCGCCATTCGAAGAACAGAAGCTCAACAATGTCAGAAAAGTCATTGCGCGCCGCCTGACGGAAGCGAAGCAGGAAATTCCGCACATTTATCTGACAGTCGACGTGCGTCTCGATCCACTTCTGGCCCTGCGCAAACAGCTTAACGCGTCGCTGGAAGCAGACGGCGTCAAGCTTTCGGTAAACGATCTGATCATCAAGGCATTGGCCCGCGCCCTTCAACGCGAGCCGCAGTGCAATGTCAGCTTCCGAGGCGACGTAATGCATCAATACTCGCGCGAAGATGTCTCGGTCGCTGTGGCTGCACCATCGGGTTTGATCACACCGATTATTCGGGATGCAGGCAGGAAGGGTCTCGCCGAAATCTCTCAGGAGATGAAAGAGCTTGCCGGCAAAGCGCGCGAGGGCAAGCTTCAGCCGCACGAATATCAGGGGGGAACGGTCTCACTGTCCAACCTTGGTATGTTCGGCACCAAGCAGTTCGATGCCGTAATCAATCCACCGCAGGGTATGATTCTGGCAGTAGGTGCCGGGGAACAACGCCCTTACGTAGTCGACGGCGCATTGCAGGTTGCAACAGTGATGAGCGTTACTGGTAGCTTTGACCATCGGGCTATTGATGGCGTCGACGGCGCAAAACTGCTCGATCAATTCCGAAGCCTGATCGAAAACCCAATGGGGCTTGTGGTTTGA
- a CDS encoding universal stress protein, translated as MRTFLVVTDESEEARAALRFAARRAVAVDGAVHILALVPQQNFSAFGAVQATIEQEARDRAEMLAHGVAGNLLAESGIMPTISVKIGNGQSILSEFLESHSEVAALILGAAKAGSPGPLVTHFSAHAGQLHCPLYIIPSDYDESEADH; from the coding sequence ATGCGCACATTCCTTGTCGTCACTGATGAAAGTGAAGAAGCGCGCGCCGCTTTGCGTTTTGCTGCGCGCCGTGCGGTGGCGGTCGATGGCGCGGTGCACATCCTGGCTTTAGTGCCACAACAAAATTTCAGCGCCTTCGGTGCAGTTCAGGCCACAATCGAGCAAGAGGCGCGGGATCGCGCAGAGATGCTGGCGCATGGTGTCGCGGGTAACCTTCTTGCCGAGAGCGGCATCATGCCAACAATTTCGGTGAAAATTGGCAATGGGCAAAGCATCCTAAGCGAGTTTCTTGAATCCCACAGTGAGGTTGCTGCACTTATTCTCGGCGCGGCAAAGGCAGGATCACCGGGTCCTCTGGTAACGCACTTTTCTGCGCATGCTGGCCAACTGCACTGTCCGCTTTACATCATCCCCTCAGACTATGACGAAAGCGAAGCCGATCATTGA
- the rnr gene encoding ribonuclease R: protein MAKRQMNRPAGMPSREQVIEFIQSSDKPAGKREIAKAFGLKGQEKISLKKLLKDMAEEGLIDGKKTAYHRMGGIPKVTVLRIVAIEDGEPIAEPDNWSSEAPGKPPRITVKELKGRGGKRAPALKRGDRVLARTEETEHGWHAHPMKKLPARTEGMMGVVEIDGGGKAWLAPVDKRVRQSAPIKDTGEAEAGQLVLAEPIGRSERAGVRVIEVIGDPLAPKSFSLIAIAKHGIPNVFPEAVHAEAERAAQLPLSSERREDLRHLPIVAIDPADARDHDDAIWAEPDGEGGFNALVAIADVSFYVRPGSALDKEARKRGNSVYFPDRVVPMLPEILSADVCSLREDEDRAAMACHLHISKGGKITKFRFTRAIVRIHHNIPYEDAQASIDKGNPPEYLKNLWDAWHALSDARAKREPLDLDLPERRVVLNDAGKIEEIAVRERLDAHRVVEDFMIAANVAAAKALEAKTAPVVYRVHETPSREKLIALRDYMATLDKKLALGQVIKPSLFNAMLADIDEEADKAQIMEAVLRTQMQAYYGPANSGHFGLALDSYAHFTSPIRRYADLLIHRALVDAYKLEQPKPSGSLPDTSGLSDKDRASLQEIADQISQTERRAMEAERDTVDRYVAAWLSGRVGETFETRITGVQGFGFFATIVGLGGDGLVPVSSLGGEYFRHDEAAQTLVGVDTGKTYASGDRLELKLDEANALTGALKFVPVDSDGNPIEQRTKRYDRSSGSRGGPKKGKFRSGKRGRPGNIRHQGKRK from the coding sequence ATGGCCAAACGACAAATGAACCGTCCTGCCGGGATGCCTTCCCGCGAGCAGGTGATAGAATTTATCCAGTCCTCAGACAAGCCTGCGGGTAAGCGCGAAATCGCGAAGGCCTTTGGCCTGAAGGGGCAGGAGAAGATCAGCCTAAAGAAGCTGTTGAAAGATATGGCTGAGGAAGGGCTGATCGATGGAAAGAAGACGGCCTATCACCGAATGGGCGGAATTCCGAAGGTTACTGTTCTTCGCATTGTCGCAATTGAAGACGGTGAGCCAATTGCAGAACCAGACAATTGGTCATCCGAAGCGCCGGGGAAGCCACCGCGAATTACAGTAAAAGAGTTGAAGGGCCGGGGCGGAAAGCGCGCGCCTGCATTGAAGCGCGGTGATCGGGTTCTCGCCCGGACAGAAGAAACCGAACACGGATGGCACGCCCATCCCATGAAGAAGCTACCCGCTCGTACAGAGGGTATGATGGGGGTTGTCGAGATCGACGGTGGCGGGAAGGCCTGGCTCGCCCCCGTTGACAAGAGAGTTCGCCAATCTGCTCCGATCAAAGACACTGGAGAAGCGGAGGCTGGACAACTGGTCCTCGCGGAGCCCATTGGCCGAAGTGAACGCGCAGGTGTTCGCGTGATCGAAGTGATTGGCGATCCGCTGGCTCCGAAAAGCTTCAGTCTGATTGCGATCGCAAAGCATGGAATCCCGAATGTTTTTCCTGAGGCCGTGCATGCCGAAGCGGAACGTGCCGCGCAGTTGCCATTATCGAGTGAGAGGCGCGAAGATCTCCGGCATTTGCCGATTGTCGCGATTGATCCGGCCGACGCGCGCGATCATGACGATGCGATATGGGCAGAGCCTGATGGGGAGGGCGGTTTCAACGCATTGGTCGCGATTGCCGATGTCTCGTTCTATGTCCGGCCTGGAAGTGCGTTGGATAAGGAAGCGCGCAAACGCGGGAACTCTGTCTATTTTCCTGACCGGGTCGTACCGATGCTTCCAGAGATTTTGTCGGCAGATGTTTGCTCACTGCGTGAAGATGAAGACCGCGCTGCAATGGCCTGCCATCTTCACATAAGCAAAGGCGGGAAAATCACGAAGTTTCGCTTCACCAGAGCGATTGTGCGTATCCATCACAACATTCCTTATGAAGATGCGCAGGCGTCGATCGATAAGGGCAACCCACCGGAATACTTGAAAAACCTTTGGGATGCTTGGCATGCTCTGTCTGATGCACGGGCCAAGCGTGAACCGCTTGATCTCGATTTGCCCGAGCGCCGCGTGGTTTTGAACGATGCTGGTAAGATTGAAGAAATCGCCGTTCGAGAGCGCTTGGACGCGCACCGTGTGGTCGAAGATTTTATGATTGCAGCAAACGTTGCAGCGGCCAAAGCGCTTGAGGCGAAAACGGCGCCCGTTGTCTATCGCGTCCACGAAACGCCGAGCCGTGAAAAACTGATCGCGCTGCGCGATTACATGGCGACTTTGGATAAGAAACTTGCGCTCGGCCAGGTGATTAAGCCGTCGCTTTTCAACGCGATGCTTGCTGATATCGATGAAGAAGCTGACAAAGCACAAATCATGGAGGCTGTTCTCCGCACGCAAATGCAAGCGTATTATGGCCCTGCAAATTCTGGGCATTTCGGCCTTGCGCTAGATTCCTACGCGCATTTCACATCTCCCATTCGCCGTTATGCAGACCTTTTGATCCATCGCGCCTTGGTTGATGCGTACAAACTGGAGCAGCCGAAACCGTCAGGATCGCTTCCCGATACCAGCGGACTATCTGATAAAGACCGAGCGAGCCTTCAGGAAATCGCTGACCAGATCAGCCAGACTGAAAGGCGCGCAATGGAGGCAGAGCGGGACACAGTCGACCGCTATGTCGCCGCCTGGCTTTCGGGCAGGGTTGGAGAGACATTTGAAACTAGGATAACTGGAGTCCAGGGCTTTGGCTTCTTTGCAACCATTGTCGGTTTGGGCGGTGATGGCTTGGTTCCGGTCTCAAGTCTAGGCGGGGAGTATTTCCGTCACGATGAAGCCGCACAAACGCTTGTAGGTGTCGACACTGGCAAGACGTACGCTTCCGGCGATCGGCTCGAGCTCAAGCTGGATGAAGCGAACGCGCTTACTGGTGCTCTGAAATTTGTTCCCGTCGATAGCGATGGAAATCCGATCGAGCAGCGGACAAAACGCTATGATCGAAGTTCGGGAAGTCGTGGCGGACCCAAAAAAGGCAAATTCCGATCAGGTAAGCGCGGTCGTCCGGGCAATATTCGGCATCAGGGAAAACGGAAATAA
- a CDS encoding M28 family peptidase, producing the protein MVKRFAILAALVSVPLSADDQGQPSTGDVLAEEVSEERLRADMDKIVSFGTRHTLSSQTDPKRGVGAAVDWALDEFRRIGATCADCFEVKSVERVIEADGRRIPQPTLVRNAVAIQRGTERPDEVIIVQGHYDSRVTDPLNGTDDAPGANDDGSGSVMILEASRILSQQKYPSTIIYALLTGEEQGLYGARILADWVEEQGMTVKAVLNNDMIGNSCGSDGNCDAKHVRVFSEGLRADSTERLRARQRRFGGENDSPGRNLSRWLDRLAEEQPDGMQVRQIWRTDRMGRGGDQIPFLDKGYPAVRITVSVEDYDHQHQDLRTEDGVKYGDTVDELDFEYLTRASQLNVRALHKLAMAPMPPALNADAVVKTYTELSWDPVEGTKTYQIYMRPTDESNWPEGPALSVNHIPASYRERDDTYRIDGEVIFEEVAMRIADGNFKVKLTGVRGDDWFFGIAACNGQYCSPISTAVPGGAFKPVTQPEGDSE; encoded by the coding sequence ATGGTTAAACGTTTCGCAATTCTCGCCGCGCTTGTTTCGGTGCCACTTTCCGCCGATGATCAGGGTCAACCATCGACAGGTGACGTCCTTGCTGAGGAGGTATCAGAAGAGCGGCTGCGTGCTGACATGGACAAAATCGTCTCATTCGGAACGCGGCATACACTGTCTTCTCAAACTGATCCGAAGCGCGGTGTCGGAGCTGCTGTAGATTGGGCGCTGGACGAATTCCGCCGGATCGGGGCGACTTGCGCTGATTGTTTTGAAGTAAAATCTGTCGAGCGCGTCATTGAAGCGGACGGTCGCCGTATTCCTCAGCCTACGCTCGTCCGGAATGCTGTAGCGATCCAACGAGGAACGGAACGCCCTGACGAAGTCATAATTGTACAGGGGCATTACGACAGCCGCGTCACCGATCCTCTCAATGGCACTGATGATGCTCCCGGCGCGAATGATGACGGTTCGGGCAGCGTAATGATTTTAGAAGCATCGCGCATTCTGTCTCAACAGAAGTATCCATCGACCATCATCTACGCGCTTTTGACCGGGGAAGAGCAGGGCCTTTATGGCGCGCGTATTCTTGCCGATTGGGTGGAAGAGCAGGGCATGACCGTGAAGGCGGTGCTCAACAATGATATGATCGGCAATTCATGCGGATCGGACGGAAACTGCGATGCAAAACACGTTCGGGTTTTCTCGGAAGGTTTGCGAGCGGATTCGACCGAGCGTCTTAGGGCCCGCCAACGCCGGTTTGGCGGAGAGAATGACTCGCCAGGACGCAACCTCTCGCGCTGGCTGGATCGGCTAGCGGAAGAACAGCCGGATGGTATGCAAGTCCGACAAATATGGCGGACGGACCGCATGGGCCGTGGTGGAGATCAAATTCCGTTTCTCGACAAGGGTTATCCGGCAGTAAGGATTACCGTTTCAGTTGAAGATTATGATCACCAGCATCAGGATTTGCGCACCGAAGATGGTGTGAAATACGGTGATACCGTTGATGAGCTGGATTTCGAATACCTTACTCGCGCGTCGCAACTGAATGTGCGTGCGCTGCACAAGCTGGCGATGGCTCCCATGCCGCCTGCGCTTAATGCAGATGCTGTGGTCAAGACATATACGGAGCTGTCATGGGATCCTGTCGAGGGCACGAAAACATATCAAATCTACATGCGCCCGACAGATGAAAGTAATTGGCCTGAAGGCCCTGCGCTTTCGGTAAATCATATTCCGGCCAGTTATCGGGAGCGCGACGACACCTACAGAATCGATGGGGAAGTGATCTTTGAAGAAGTCGCGATGCGAATTGCTGATGGAAACTTCAAGGTGAAACTCACCGGAGTTCGAGGTGATGACTGGTTCTTTGGTATCGCGGCATGCAATGGCCAATATTGCTCACCAATTTCGACTGCGGTTCCTGGTGGAGCTTTCAAGCCGGTAACGCAGCCCGAAGGTGACAGCGAGTAA